The Colias croceus chromosome W, ilColCroc2.1 genome contains a region encoding:
- the LOC123704856 gene encoding uncharacterized protein LOC123704856, whose amino-acid sequence MMEVSFKNKLPQEGTTKSGESLSESNSGCPTYSGGGKNLRKDTEEVGSQASSVPKATGPIDDTGKRSMENNDMQSDMDIGVGTRAQMERVRTRGRKAGPSGLSATTSVDSLMTVQSYEEDRLWAKRKRSSGASCSGSSTEGRTRTAKKGAKRGKGRSSTARTPATSARKALAEMVAARKALVFVGGKSESETERETQVSRNSQAAEVEAGGGRTDDDESTVALRRRIEENLAVIEAKSSSLKGTSKRTLKGASEAIQEAVALLVQRTASEETRRLQTDNTRLHGEIAALRKEMADMKAALGAAQNAQQQQTASDLTANIMRQVGEMVSARLEVLEERLPPIRRVRPPLAADNRTGRIVDSQGLNEDFPQLPPPKATKRAPTTTANKVQGEKRAAAQPVETGSAPKANEGKGGKKAGRRSEKVAPSASSAPQQQLPKQGWTLVEKKKRKKNKAGAKARRTAPKLRAPSSSAVVITLQPGAEERGVTYASVMAGSRQKIDLAAIGVSALRFKRAATGARILEIPGTTSAKEADALAGRLREVWDEDTIKVSRPVKCAEVRVTGLDDSVAAEEVAAAISRVGECPADQVKCSGLRVGFRGSTTAWVSCPVAAAKKVAQVGRILVGWVSAGVSLGAVKPQRCFRCLEVGHVRVMCSSPTDRSNVCYRCGEDGHKAAGCSASAAHCVLCADAKLPAGHRLGGPACKAPKAKRGKRRDGLVIASHSRPAPSEVPVVEEGMET is encoded by the coding sequence ATGATGGaggtaagttttaaaaataaactacccCAGGAGGGTACCACCAAAAGTGGAGAATCCCTCTCTGAGTCAAACTCAGGCTGCCCCACGTATTCTGGGGGGGGCAAAAACTTACGCAAAGACACTGAGGAGGTGGGTTCCCAGGCCTCTTCGGTGCCAAAAGCTACTGGACCAATCGACGACACTGGCAAACGTTCTATGGAAAATAACGATATGCAAAGCGATATGGATATTGGGGTGGGGACGCGCGCTCAAATGGAGCGTGTGAGAACTAGGGGGAGGAAAGCTGGACCTAGTGGACTGTCTGCGACAACGTCTGTAGACAGCCTCATGACGGTCCAGTCATACGAAGAGGACCGGCTGTGGGCTAAGCGCAAGCGGTCTTCCGGAGCGAGCTGCTCGGGCTCCTCCACTGAGGGGCGAACACGCACGGCCAAGAAGGGTGCTAAGAGGGGCAAGGGACGCTCGTCGACAGCGCGCACACCTGCGACCTCTGCAAGGAAGGCTCTGGCGGAAATGGTTGCCGCAAGGAAAGCCCTTGTGTTCGTAGGCGGCAAGTCCGAGTCCGAGACTGAGCGAGAGACCCAGGTCTCGAGAAACTCTCAGGCCGCGGAAGTGGAAGCTGGCGGCGGGCGGACCGACGATGACGAATCCACCGTAGCCCTCCGGCGCCGCATTGAGGAGAATCTTGCGGTCATAGAAGCAAAATCCTCAAGCCTGAAGGGGACGTCGAAACGGACCCTAAAGGGTGCGTCGGAGGCGATCCAAGAGGCGGTTGCACTGCTTGTGCAGCGCACCGCCTCCGAAGAGACACGGCGGCTCCAGACCGACAACACTCGGCTGCATGGTGAGATTGCAGCCCTCCGCAAGGAAATGGCGGATATGAAAGCTGCGCTTGGGGCTGCACAAAATGCGCAGCAGCAGCAGACGGCCTCTGATCTGACCGCGAACATCATGCGGCAGGTTGGAGAAATGGTTAGCGCCCGGCTGGAAGTGCTGGAAGAACGCCTACCTCCAATAAGGCGCGTGAGGCCGCCACTGGCCGCAGATAATAGGACTGGGAGGATAGTGGATAGCCAAGGGCTAAATGAGGACTTCCCTCAACTCCCACCTCCAAAGGCCACTAAGAGGGCGCCGACAACGACGGCGAATAAAGTGCAGGGCGAAAAGCGGGCTGCTGCACAGCCTGTGGAGACCGGTTCGGCCCCAAAGGCCAACGAAGGAAAAGGTGGCAAGAAAGCGGGGCGGCGTTCCGAAAAGGTTGCCCCGTCTGCGTCATCCGCTCCCCAGCAGCAACTGCCTAAACAAGGGTGGACTCTGGTGGAGAAGAAGAAAAGGAAGAAAAACAAGGCGGGGGCTAAAGCTCGAAGAACGGCTCCTAAACTCCGCGCTCCCTCGTCCTCGGCTGTGGTCATAACCCTGCAGCCGGGTGCGGAGGAGCGCGGTGTCACGTACGCCTCCGTGATGGCTGGGTCCCGGCAAAAAATCGACCTCGCGGCGATCGGCGTTAGCGCTTTGCGCTTTAAGCGTGCCGCTACCGGGGCCAGAATTCTGGAAATACCGGGCACTACAAGTGCAAAGGAGGCGGACGCCCTTGCTGGTAGACTACGTGAGGTGTGGGACGAAGATACCATCAAGGTATCCAGGCCGGTAAAGTGCGCGGAGGTTCGGGTCACTGGTCTCGATGATTCGGTGGCTGCCGAGGAAGTCGCAGCTGCAATCTCCCGGGTGGGTGAGTGCCCCGCGGACCAGGTCAAGTGTAGTGGTCTGCGTGTGGGCTTTAGAGGCTCCACCACGGCTTGGGTGAGTTGCCCAGTTGCTGCTGCGAAAAAAGTGGCGCAGGTTGGGCGCATCCTTGTTGGATGGGTCTCCGCGGGGGTCTCGCTTGGCGCAGTGAAGCCGCAACGCTGCTTCCGATGCCTGGAGGTGGGACATGTAAGGGTCATGTGCTCCTCACCCACAGACCGAAGCAACGTCTGTTATAGATGTGGCGAAGATGGGCACAAGGCTGCAGGGTGCTCTGCGTCTGCCGCTCATTGTGTTCTCTGCGCCGATGCAAAGCTGCCTGCGGGACATCGGCTTGGAGGCCCGGCTTGCAAGGCCCCTAAAGCGAAGAGAGGCAAGAGGCGCGATGGCCTTGTCATCGCATCGCACTCACGCCCTGCGCCATCTGAGGTGCCCGTGGTGGAAGAAGGAATGGAGACGTAG